DNA sequence from the Brachybacterium sp. P6-10-X1 genome:
GCAGCCCCTTGTCCGAGAGGCCCGTGAGGACCTCCTCGAGCACGTGCTCGTGGACCAGGCGCAGTCGGGCGATCCGGTAGCGGCCCGGATGGGAGGGGTTCACGATCTCGGCGGACAGCGTCGTCAGCAGCGCCATCGAGTGCTGCGTGGGATTCCACGGCCCCGACAGCGCGGCGAGCAGGGTCGCGGAGGAGCCCTGCAGGGACTCGACCGAGTCCAGCAACCCCTGCGCGTGCGCCTCGAGCCGGTCGATGACCGCACCGAGCAGGGCGTCCTTCGAGGCGAAGTGGTGCAGCATCCCCGGGTGGGAGATGCCCACCCGGCGCGAGATGTCCCGCAGGCTCGCCCCGTGATACCCGCGCTCGGCGAACAGGGCCGAGGCGCCGTCGAGGATGGCTTCCCGCCGCGCCTGGCCCGGGCCGGTGGACTCCGGGGGCGTGCTCGAGGAGCCGGCCGTCGCGCGAGGCCCACCGGGGTCCGCCGTGCCGGTCGGGACACCGGGAGCCTCGGGATCGGCCGACGCGGCGGGCGAGGCCCCGGCGGGCGACGCGGCGGCGGCCACCTCCCCGGGGGTGCCGACGACGGCGCGCAGGTCGTCGCCGACCTCCGACTCCGCGGCCGCGATCGTATCCAGCGTGCGCAGCACGTTGGCCAGAGGATCCACGCTCATTTTCACCGAGCTCCCGTCAGAGGTCTCCTCGCCGGCCCGATCGGAGAACGCGACGGAGAGCGGAGCGGGCCCCGGCCCCGCGGGGCCACCCGTGGCGGGCAGTGTCATGAGCGTGTCCTCGTGGCGATCAGTTCGGCGATCTGGATGGCATTCAGGGCAGCGCCCTTCCGAAGATTATCCGCTACGGCGAACAGAACGAGACCCTTTCCGTCCGGAACCGACTGATCCTGTCGGATCCGGCCGACGAACGTGCCGTCCCTGCCGGCCGCATCCAGCGGGGTCGGCAGGTCGACGACGGTGACGCCGTCGGCCGCTTCCAGCAGCTCACGGGCCTGATCGGGGGTGATCGGCCGGTCGAACTCGGCGTGGACCGCCACCGCGTGGCCGCTCATCACCGGCACTCGCACGCAGGTGCCCGCGACCGGCAGCTCCGGCAGTCCCAGGATCTTGCGGGACTCGTGGCGGAGCTTCTGCTCCTCGTCGGTCTCGCCCGAGCCGTCCTCGACCAGGCTCCCGGCCATCGCCAGCACGTTGAACGCGATCGGGCGCACGTAGGTGGACGGCTCGCCGAGATCGACGGCGGACCCGTCGAGCGCGAGCTTCTCCACCTCGTCGGCGCCGGCGCGCACCTGGCCGGCCAGCTCCGCGACCCCGGCGACGCCGGACCCGGAGACGGCCTGGTAGGTGGCGATCTTCAGCCGCGCCAGGCCGGCCGCGTCGTGCAGCGGCTTCAAGGTCGGCATCGCAGCCATGGTGGTGCAGTTGGGGTTGGCGATGATCCCCCGCGGGGTGGCGTCGATCGCCTCCGGGTTCACCTCGGACACCACCAGCGGCACCTGGTCGTCACGGCGGAAGGCCGAGGAGTTGTCCACGACGGTCGCGCCGGCCTCGGCGAATCGCGGGGACAGCGCCTTCGAGGTGGAGCCGCCGGCGGAGAAGATCGCGATGTCGACGCGCTTGCCCGGGGAGGTGATGTCAGCGGTCTCCGCGTCCTCGACCAGCAGGGTCTGGCCGGCGTACGGCACGGTCCTGCCGGCGCTGCGGGCCGACGCGAAGGCGCGCACCCCGGAGTGGGGCACCGCGCGGTCGGCGAGCAGGGCGAGCATGACCTGGCCGACCTGACCGGTCGCGCCCACCAGGGCGATGACCGGCCCGTCCGGCGCGTACCCGGGGGTGGTGGTGACGTCGAAGCCGGTGGCGTCGCTCGGGGTGCTGCTGCTGGGGGTGCTGCTGGTCATCGTCCGGTCCCTCCGTACACGACGGCTTCGGTCTGCTCGGCGTCCAGGCCGAACGCGCTGTGGATGACGCGCACGGCGTCATCGAGCTTGGCCTGCTCGGTGACCACCGAGATGCGGATCTCCGAGGTGGAGATCATGTCGATGTTGATGCCCGCCTCGCCGAGGGAGCGGAACAGGGTCGCCGAGACGCCCGGGTGCGAGCGCATGCCGGCGCCGACGATGCTGACCTTGCCGATCTGGTCGTTGTAACGCACCTCGGCGTAGCCGATCGCCTCGCGCGCCTCCTCGATGGCGGCCAGTGCCGCGGGGACGTCGTCCTCGGGCAGGGTCAGGGAGATCGCGACGGTGTCGTCGACGGTCGAGGAGTTCTGCACGATCATGTCGATGTTCGCACCCGATCCGGCGACGACGTCGAACAGCAGCGCCGCCTTGCCCGGGGTGTCCGGGACCTCGACGACGGTGATCTTGCCTTCGCTGCGGTCGTGCGCGACGCCCGAGATGATCGGCGCCTCGAGGCCGGGGTCCGAGTGGTCGTCCATGGGGAGCTCCTTGGTCGGGTCGGCGGCGTCGCGACGGGCGACGTCCGCGGTGCGGATGGTGACATCGGGGTCGATGGGGATCACGCGATCGGGGTCGTCGGAGACGATCGTCCCCAGCCGCCCGGAGTACGAGGAGCGCACGTGCAGCGGCACGGCGTAGCGCCGGGCGTACTCCACGCTGCGCACCATCAGGATCTTCGCGCCGTTGGCGGCCAGGTCCAGCATCTCCTCGCAGGAGATGTAGGGGACGCGACGGGCGGCGGGCACGACGCGCGGATCCGAGGTGAACACGCCGTCGACGTCGGAGTAGATCTCGCAGACGTCGGCCTCGAGCGCGGCGGCGAGCGCCACAGCGGTGGTGTCCGAGCCGCCGCGGCCCAGGGTGGTGATGTCCTTCGTGGACTGCGAGACGCCCTGGAAGCCGGCGACGATCGCCACCGAGCCCTCGTCGACAGCTTCCTGGACGCGGCCGGGGGTCACGCGAAGGATGTGGGCCTTGCCATGCACCTCGTCGGTGATCAGGCCCGCCTGCGAGCCGGTGTAGGCGCGGGCGTCGATGCCGACGTCGTTCAGCGCCATCGACAGCACGGCCATCGAGATCCGCTCGCCGGCGGTCACCAGCATGTCCAGCTCGCGCGGCGGCGGGGTCGGCGAGACCTCCTCGGCGAGGTCGAGGAGATCATCGGTCGTGTCGCCCATCGCGGAGACCACGACGACCACCTTGTGGCCCGCCTTCGCGTACTTCGAGATCCTCTGGGCGACACGCTTGATGGAGTCGGCGTCGGCGACGGAGGATCCTCCGAATTTCTGGACGACCAGGCTCATGAGACGAGTTCCTTCACGGTTGCGGGCTGGGGACTGGGGCGTTCCTGCGGTGGGCCGTGGGCGGCGCGGGGCGGCGGGCGATGACGGTGGTGGTGCCGGGGGGCGGCACGGTTCTCGCCGGCGCGACGCTCCGAGGAGCCGTCCGGGATGCCGGATGGACCAGCTCCCCGGGACCGGACGGCCCGGTTCCCGCGGTGCCGGACGAACCGACTCCGGGGCACCGAGCACCCGACTTCCACGGTGTCGGACGAGCCGACTCCGGGGCACCGGATGTTCCGGTTCCGGGCTCTGCCGAGCTCACGGACCCGAGCGCCAGTCTACGAGGAGTGCTCCCGTAACGCCCGTGACCTCGGCATTCGAGACGAGACCGCTGGTCATGGAACTTTGTCTACGTGTCCGACACAACAATTCCCCGTGCGTGCGACCGGGCAACCGACGGCACCGCACAACCATCGGCACCGGACGCCCCGCGGCACCGCACAACCATCGGCACCGCGCAATCACCGGCACCGGGCGCCGCGCGGCACCGCACAATCACCGACATGGCACAACCACCGGCACCGGGCGCCCCGCGGCGCCGCACTCCCTCCCTCTCCTCCCTCCCACCCCATTCCCCACTCCTGCTCACCCTCATATCACTCTCTCCCCCCAGCGAGCTCTGCGCTCTCGTTGCCATGGCTCGCTGTGGCAACGAGAGCGCAGAGCTCGGTCGGGGCCATCGGGCCCGGACCGAGGTCGTGGCAGGGCCTGTGTGTGTCCGGAGTCCGCGCCACACTGGGCCCGGGCGGGGAGGACCGATGCCGACACCGTACTGAGCAGGCCGTTGTGGATCCCGAGGGAACGTTGGTCCGCGATCGCACACCCTTGGCCCATGCCTCGCCTCCGCACGCCCCTCGCCGATGACATGCTCCCCGCTGTCTTCTCCCGGACCGAAGCCGCGGCGGCCGGCGTCACCGTCGAGCGTCTCCGCGCGCCCGACGTCCGTTCCGTGGTGCGAGGCCTCTACGCGCGGGCGGACGCGGAGATCCTGGAGAGTGATGTCGTCGCGGCCCTCACCAAGAACGACCCACGGGTGGCCGCCTGCGGGCCGACGGCATCGCGCCTGTGGGGGTTCCCCCAGAAGATCGGGGCGAGAGCATGGAAGTTCACGGACCCGGCGTCACGGATCCACCTCACGAACTCCACCGTGCGGCGCCGGAACACGAAGAAGCTCCGCTGGCGCAGCCTCGACCTGACCGCCTCGGACGTGGCCGAGGTCGGCGATGCACGCCTCACCTCTCGCGTGCGCACCTGGCTGGACCTCGCCGCCACGTTGTCGACGGATGACCTCACGGAGATCGGCGACCACCTGGTGCGGATGCCGCGCGCCATGTTCGAGGGTCGCAGCTCGCCGCATGCGACGCTCGACCAGCTCCGGCAGGCAGTGCTCCACCACCATGGCCGCGGCGCCCTTCGCCTCCGGCATTCGTTGGAGGACATACGGATCGGCAGCGACTCCCCCGCCGAGACCCGGCTCCGTCTGGGCGTGCTGCGGTCGGGCCTGCCCGTGCCCCTGCTGAACACGGCCATCCGCGATGACGGAATCTGGCTCGGCGAACCGGACCTCTCGTGGCCGCAGTGGAAGGTGTGCGTCGAGCACGAAGGGCCGACTCACCTCACCAAGAAACAGCAGGAAGAGGACATCGGGCGCACCGAGCTCCGCAACGCGGAAGGCTGGATCGAGGTGCGAACGGTGGCCAAGGACCTCCGGAACTCCTGCGCCCGCGGGACGGAGAGGATCGCCACCGCGCTGCGCCGGCATGGCTGGCAGGGGTGAGCCGACGCTCCGATCTCACCCAGTCTCCCCGCAAGCCGCAAGAACTCCCAGAGCGCGCACGGCCGAGTGTTCCCCAGGAGCACTCAGGTCCGACAGATCCACCGGAGCACTCAGGTCCGACAGATCCACCGGAGCACTCAGGTCCGACAGGTCCACCTCTGCAGAAGCGGTGCCAAAAGCGCCGGAAGCCACACGAAAGCAGAACTCGACCGAGGCGAGCCCGACAGCCGACCCCTCCCCGTGATCCACCTCTGCACAGTCGTTCCCAAAACCACCGGAAGGACCGAGAACGTAGAACTCAACTTGGCGGGCCAGGCCGCCGGGCCGGGCAGGCCAGGCCGCCGGGCCGGGCAGGCCGGACTGGGCAGGCCAGGCTGCCGGGCCGGGCAGGCCGGACTGGGCAGGCCAGGCCACCGGGCTGGGCAGGCCAGGCCGGGCAGGCCGGGCTGCCGGGCCAGGCTGTCTGCCCGGGTGGGCCGCTGGGCCGGCACGGCCTCCCGGCGAAGGCACGGGATCGGGACGACTCAGGCCTCGGCCTCGACCAGCTCGCTCAACAGGGCTCGGGCGCCGTCGGTGCGCAGCACGTCCAGGGCGTGGAGGTAGGGCTCGGTGAACGCCTCGTGCTCGACCAGGTCACCGAACAGCTCCTCGTCGCGGAGGAAGGCGAGCGGGTCCTCGTCGTGCTTCGCGGCGGCAGCCATCACGCGGTCGTGGAGACGGTCCACGACGGGCCACTCCTCGCCGTTCTCCCCGGTGCCCTCGGCATACCGTGCCCAGGAGGCCACGATCGCGGCCGTCGCGGTGACGGAGCGGCCGGCCTCGAGGTTCTCGCGGATCACGGGCACCATCCAGGTGGGGATGCGGTCGGAGGACTCGGCGGCGAGGCGGGCCAGGGTGTCCTTGATGGCCTCGTTGGCGAAGCGCGCCATGAGCTCGTCCTTGTAGGCGGTCAGGTCGATGCCCGGCACCTCGGGGACGGTCGGCGTGCCCTCGACGTCCATGTACAGGGTGCGGGTGAAGGGGGCGAGGTGCTCGTCCACGGCGGCCTCGTCGGCGTAGGTCAGCCCCAGCAGCAGCCCGAAGTAGGCGATGGCCTGGTGGGAGCAGTTCAGCAGGCGCAGCTTCATCAGCTCGTAGGGCTCGACGTCCTCGACCATCTGCACCCCGGCCTCCTCGTAGGCAGGGCGACCGGCGGGGAACTCGTCCTCCAGGACCCACTGCACGAAGTCCTCGGCGACCACCGGCCAGGCGTCGTCGATCCCGTAGTCGCCGGAGACCATCTCGATGTCCTCCGGCACGGTCGCCGGGGTGATGCGGTCGACCATGCAGTTGGGGAAGGCGACGTGCTGCTCGATCCAGTCCGCCAGCAGCTCCTGCCCATGCAGCCCGTTCTCGTCGCGACGGCGGGCGTAGGCGAGGATCATGCGATGGGCCAGGTCACCGTTGCCCCGCACGTTGTCGCAGGACATGACCGTGAACGGCTCGGTGCCTGCCTCGCGGCGACGACGCAGCGCCTCGACGACGAAGCCGAACATGGTGCGGGGATGGCCGGTGCCGTGGGCGGTGTTGGACCCGGCGGCGTCCTCTCCGGCCCGGCCGACGGCGGCGGCTCCCGCGGCGTCGAAGCGGGTGGACAGGTCCGCGGCGACGGCTTCGGTCTCGTACTGGAACTCGCCGGTCGAGGGGTTGTAGTTGTAGCCGCCCTCGGTGACGGTCAGCGAGACGATGCGCACCGCCGGGTCGGTCATCTGGGCGAGCACGGCCTCGGGGTCGTCGGGCGCGAAGAGATATTTCGCGATGGAGCCGATCACCCGCGGGTCGCGCTCACCGTCGGGGTCCTTGGTGACCAGGGTGTACATGCCGTCCTGCGCGGTGAGGGCGTCACGCATGCGGGAATCTCCCGGCAGCAGGCCGACGCCGCAGATCGCCCAATCGCGGTCGCGCCCGGCATTCATCAGACGGTCCAGGAACATGGCCTGGTGAGCGCGGTGGAAGCCGCCGACGCCGAAGTGGACGATGCCGACGGCCCGCTCATCGAGCGGGTACCGGGGCACTGCCACATCGCCGCGCGCAGTGATGTCGGGGAGGGCGGAAGCGTTCAGGGCGGTCATGGCTCATCCTTCGTCGGCGAGTTCTGCTGGGGCCGACGATACACACCCGTCGCCAGATGAGCAGGGGTTCGCGCTCACGTGATGGAGGGCCGACGTGCGGGAGCGGACGAGGATCCCGGCACGAGAACGCCCGCCCCACCTGCTACAGCCGCGCGCTGTTCTTCAGCAGCATGCCTCTCACCCCAACAGCACACCCCACGCCAGCTGCGCACTTCACGCCAGCAGCGCACTGCACGCCGGCAGCACGTCCCACCCCCGCAGCGCACTGCACGCCGGCAACACGCCCCGCCCCCGCAGCGCACTTGACGCCAGCAGCACACCCCACGCCAGCAGCACACCCCACCCCAGCCGCGTGCCTCACGCCAGCTGCCCACCTCACGTCGACAGCGCACCTCACTCCAGCAGTGCGGCGACCTGGTCGGCGAGCTCCGGGGCGAGCACGATGTCGTCGACGAGCCCGGAGCGAGCGGTGGCGATGACCGCCTCGGGGCGCCCGACGGCCGGGGCCGCAGCGATCACCCGGGCCCGTCGCAGCTGGTCAGCACGCACCCCGATCACCCGGTCCTCGAGCGCCGAATGCCAGACGGCGCCCGTTCCGCCCAGCATGATGCCGCAGATCTCGGCGACGATCCCGGCCTCCTGCGCACGCCGCTGCTCGTCGGCACCGAGGCGGGCCCACAGGGTCGAGGCGCCGGCGGACCAGGCTCCGAGGGAGACCACGGCGACGTCGAGGGCGTCGGCCGCATCGAGCGTCGTGCGCACCTCATCCATCGACCGCAGCGAGGCGGCGACCTGCGGGGAGTCGACCACGAGCGGGGTGGGCAGCGCCCAGACCCGACCGCCGGCGCGGGCACCGAGGGTGTGGACCAGGGCGGAGGACTCGGCCGTCGAATAGCCGGCGGCGCTGAGGGGGCCGACGAGCTGGACGATGTCGACCGCGGGCAGGACCTCGAGGAACTCCGGCAGATGCATGAGGGTGCGGGACCAGGCGATGCCCAGCCGCCCGCTCTCGCGCAGCCGCGTCGTCAGCAATCGGGCGACCTGGCGGGCTATGGCCGCGCGCATCGATTCGCCCGGCCGCGCGGCAGCGACCGTGACCGAGGAGATGCCGAGCTGCTGGGCGAGGGTGGCATGGTCGCGGCCGGCGGCGCTGGGGTCGACGATCTGGATGCGCACGATGCCCTCGTCGCGCGCCTCGTCGAGCAGGCGGGCGACCTGGAAGCGGGACAGGCCGTGACGACGCCCGATCTCGACCTTGGACAGGCCGTCGAAGAAGTACTCGGTCGCGAGCACCGCTTTCACCGAGCCGTCCCCGGGCGAACCCGCACCATCCGCGCCGACCGAGACGGGCCCGACCCGCTCGTCGGTCGAGACCGATCCGCCCCGCCCGTCAGCCGAGGCGGGCCCGACCTGCCCGTCAGCCAGGTCCCACCGCCCCGGCGTCGTGCCGTCGCGCGCCATGAACGCACCTTCCCGTCTCCCGCGAATCACGAACATCTGCGACCCGCCTGTTGCTCAACTGAGAGTATATGACTACGCTCACTCACAGGTGAGCACAACCACTCATCACATGAGCGGGCTGCGATGTCGCCGCCCACCTCGCCCAGCGGGACCGCCGTCTGCACCTGCGGCGGATCCGCCGGCATCCCGTCACCAGCGGCCACGACACCGGATCCACCCCCAAGACCCGTCGGAGCCCCGCCGATCCCCCTGCGGCGCCGCGTTCCGCCCCGGGCCACGGGGGAACCCTCGCCGGGAGTCGGGCCTCGAGCCGTTCAGAGGAGAACTGCGCATGGGACACCCCAGATCACATCCGACGCGGCCCCCCGGCGGGCCCGGACCGGCCGACCCCAGCGCGCCCGGTCCGGCCGGCTCGCCGAGCCCCCTGCCGCGACCCCGTCGCCGCAGCGTTCTGGGTGCCGGCCTGACCGCCGGGCTCGGCGCCACCGCCCTGGCCGGCTGCGGCTCCGGCAGCGGTGACCGCGCATCGATCGTCGTCGCGATCGTGTCGAACCCGCAGATGCAGGACGCGATCAGCCTCATCGACGACTTCTCGCAGAAGCACCCCGACATCGACGTGCAGTTCGTGTCGCTCCCGGAGAACGAGGCGCGCGCGAAGATCACCGCCTCGGTCGCCTCCGGCGGCGGCGAGTTCGACGTCGTGATGATCTCGAACTACGAGACCCCGCTGTGGGCGCCCAACGACTGGCTCACCGACCTCGAGCCCTACATCGCGAAGACCGACGGCTACGCGCCCGAGGACTTCGTGCCGACGATCAAGGACGCCCTGACCGTCGACGGCTCGATGTACTCGGTCCCCTTCTACGGCGAGAGCGCGTTCCTGGTCTACCGCCAGGACCTGTTCGACGAGGCCGGCCTCGAGATGCCGAAACGTCCCAGCTGGGAGGACCTGCGCTCCTTCGCCTCCACCCTGCACGATCCCGGCAGCGGGATGAGCGGCATCGCCCTGCGCGGGCTGGCCGGATGGGGCGAGAACATCGCGCCGATGAGCACCGTGCTGAACACCTACGGCGGCTGCTGGTTCGACATGGACTGGGCGCCGCAGCTGACCTCCCCCGAGGTGCGCGAGGCGATCTCGATGTACGTCGACACACTGCGCTCCTACGGGCAGCCCGGCGCCGCGACCTCCGGTTTCGGCGAATGCCTGACCCACTTCAGCCAGGGCAACGCCGCCATGTGGTTCGACGCCTCCTCGATGGTCTCCG
Encoded proteins:
- a CDS encoding TetR/AcrR family transcriptional regulator — encoded protein: MSVDPLANVLRTLDTIAAAESEVGDDLRAVVGTPGEVAAAASPAGASPAASADPEAPGVPTGTADPGGPRATAGSSSTPPESTGPGQARREAILDGASALFAERGYHGASLRDISRRVGISHPGMLHHFASKDALLGAVIDRLEAHAQGLLDSVESLQGSSATLLAALSGPWNPTQHSMALLTTLSAEIVNPSHPGRYRIARLRLVHEHVLEEVLTGLSDKGLLVPGADPAFVARTLFSLLLSLTVREHSVRELQQNGSGDPTRDVRDFVHLCVVD
- a CDS encoding aspartate-semialdehyde dehydrogenase, which gives rise to MTSSTPSSSTPSDATGFDVTTTPGYAPDGPVIALVGATGQVGQVMLALLADRAVPHSGVRAFASARSAGRTVPYAGQTLLVEDAETADITSPGKRVDIAIFSAGGSTSKALSPRFAEAGATVVDNSSAFRRDDQVPLVVSEVNPEAIDATPRGIIANPNCTTMAAMPTLKPLHDAAGLARLKIATYQAVSGSGVAGVAELAGQVRAGADEVEKLALDGSAVDLGEPSTYVRPIAFNVLAMAGSLVEDGSGETDEEQKLRHESRKILGLPELPVAGTCVRVPVMSGHAVAVHAEFDRPITPDQARELLEAADGVTVVDLPTPLDAAGRDGTFVGRIRQDQSVPDGKGLVLFAVADNLRKGAALNAIQIAELIATRTRS
- a CDS encoding aspartate kinase — protein: MSLVVQKFGGSSVADADSIKRVAQRISKYAKAGHKVVVVVSAMGDTTDDLLDLAEEVSPTPPPRELDMLVTAGERISMAVLSMALNDVGIDARAYTGSQAGLITDEVHGKAHILRVTPGRVQEAVDEGSVAIVAGFQGVSQSTKDITTLGRGGSDTTAVALAAALEADVCEIYSDVDGVFTSDPRVVPAARRVPYISCEEMLDLAANGAKILMVRSVEYARRYAVPLHVRSSYSGRLGTIVSDDPDRVIPIDPDVTIRTADVARRDAADPTKELPMDDHSDPGLEAPIISGVAHDRSEGKITVVEVPDTPGKAALLFDVVAGSGANIDMIVQNSSTVDDTVAISLTLPEDDVPAALAAIEEAREAIGYAEVRYNDQIGKVSIVGAGMRSHPGVSATLFRSLGEAGINIDMISTSEIRISVVTEQAKLDDAVRVIHSAFGLDAEQTEAVVYGGTGR
- a CDS encoding mannitol dehydrogenase family protein, which encodes MTALNASALPDITARGDVAVPRYPLDERAVGIVHFGVGGFHRAHQAMFLDRLMNAGRDRDWAICGVGLLPGDSRMRDALTAQDGMYTLVTKDPDGERDPRVIGSIAKYLFAPDDPEAVLAQMTDPAVRIVSLTVTEGGYNYNPSTGEFQYETEAVAADLSTRFDAAGAAAVGRAGEDAAGSNTAHGTGHPRTMFGFVVEALRRRREAGTEPFTVMSCDNVRGNGDLAHRMILAYARRRDENGLHGQELLADWIEQHVAFPNCMVDRITPATVPEDIEMVSGDYGIDDAWPVVAEDFVQWVLEDEFPAGRPAYEEAGVQMVEDVEPYELMKLRLLNCSHQAIAYFGLLLGLTYADEAAVDEHLAPFTRTLYMDVEGTPTVPEVPGIDLTAYKDELMARFANEAIKDTLARLAAESSDRIPTWMVPVIRENLEAGRSVTATAAIVASWARYAEGTGENGEEWPVVDRLHDRVMAAAAKHDEDPLAFLRDEELFGDLVEHEAFTEPYLHALDVLRTDGARALLSELVEAEA
- a CDS encoding sugar-binding transcriptional regulator — translated: MARDGTTPGRWDLADGQVGPASADGRGGSVSTDERVGPVSVGADGAGSPGDGSVKAVLATEYFFDGLSKVEIGRRHGLSRFQVARLLDEARDEGIVRIQIVDPSAAGRDHATLAQQLGISSVTVAAARPGESMRAAIARQVARLLTTRLRESGRLGIAWSRTLMHLPEFLEVLPAVDIVQLVGPLSAAGYSTAESSALVHTLGARAGGRVWALPTPLVVDSPQVAASLRSMDEVRTTLDAADALDVAVVSLGAWSAGASTLWARLGADEQRRAQEAGIVAEICGIMLGGTGAVWHSALEDRVIGVRADQLRRARVIAAAPAVGRPEAVIATARSGLVDDIVLAPELADQVAALLE
- a CDS encoding ABC transporter substrate-binding protein, whose amino-acid sequence is MGHPRSHPTRPPGGPGPADPSAPGPAGSPSPLPRPRRRSVLGAGLTAGLGATALAGCGSGSGDRASIVVAIVSNPQMQDAISLIDDFSQKHPDIDVQFVSLPENEARAKITASVASGGGEFDVVMISNYETPLWAPNDWLTDLEPYIAKTDGYAPEDFVPTIKDALTVDGSMYSVPFYGESAFLVYRQDLFDEAGLEMPKRPSWEDLRSFASTLHDPGSGMSGIALRGLAGWGENIAPMSTVLNTYGGCWFDMDWAPQLTSPEVREAISMYVDTLRSYGQPGAATSGFGECLTHFSQGNAAMWFDASSMVSGVENPDSSTVVGKTGYALGPTQLTEYAGWLYSWALAIPRTSQKKDAAWEFIAWMTHPDYFQLVGEEIGWEALPPGSRLSTYEIPEYAELSKNYAEPTLDSMENSTQENSMTVEVPYDGLQNVVIPEFQDLGTRVGQQFSAAIAGQKSVDEALKQSQGFAESVARTYGWEG